A genome region from Dickeya dadantii NCPPB 898 includes the following:
- a CDS encoding S66 family peptidase, translating into MSHELLLPPPLRPGDTIGFFSPSSPATHVAPARFERAKAFLEQRGYRLHAGALTGKTDHYRSGSIAARVDELNTLIRDPAVRCIMSTIGGSNSNSLLPYLDYDALRRDPKIIIGYSDVTALLLGIYRRIGLVTFYGPALVASFGEFPPLVDDTFAAFAEMTNAARHGHVYHMPLGWTDERLDWNQQSRAKITHPNRWRFDGGGVYQGRLIGGNLNTMAGIWGSPFMPVIEDGDILLLEDSLKDIATVERAFAHLKLCGVFDRVAAVILGKHEQFDDKGTGRDSLTVLREVLNGQPLPVLADFDCCHTHPMLTLPLGVRITVDFDAGRVALNDPWLRQP; encoded by the coding sequence ATGTCCCATGAGCTGTTGCTGCCCCCGCCGTTGCGCCCAGGCGATACCATCGGTTTTTTCTCGCCGTCCTCGCCCGCAACGCACGTTGCCCCGGCGCGTTTTGAACGGGCAAAAGCCTTTCTTGAACAGCGCGGTTACCGGTTGCACGCCGGCGCGCTGACCGGTAAAACCGACCACTACCGGTCCGGCAGCATCGCCGCGCGCGTTGACGAACTGAACACGCTGATCCGCGACCCTGCGGTACGCTGCATTATGTCGACCATTGGCGGCAGCAACAGCAACTCGCTGTTGCCGTATCTCGATTACGACGCCCTGCGCCGCGATCCGAAAATCATCATCGGCTATTCCGACGTCACCGCGCTGCTGCTGGGTATTTACCGCCGCATCGGACTGGTGACCTTTTACGGCCCGGCGCTGGTGGCGTCGTTCGGCGAATTCCCGCCTCTGGTGGACGACACCTTCGCCGCTTTTGCCGAAATGACCAATGCGGCGCGGCACGGCCATGTCTATCATATGCCGCTGGGCTGGACCGACGAACGGCTGGACTGGAATCAGCAGTCGCGCGCCAAAATCACCCATCCGAACCGGTGGCGCTTCGACGGCGGCGGCGTTTATCAGGGACGGCTTATCGGCGGCAACCTCAATACCATGGCGGGGATCTGGGGCAGTCCGTTTATGCCGGTGATTGAAGACGGCGATATTCTGCTGCTGGAAGACTCGCTGAAGGACATCGCCACCGTGGAGCGCGCATTCGCCCACCTGAAGCTCTGCGGCGTGTTTGACCGGGTCGCGGCGGTGATTCTGGGCAAGCACGAACAGTTCGATGATAAAGGCACCGGCCGTGATTCACTGACCGTGCTGCGCGAAGTGCTTAACGGGCAGCCGCTGCCGGTGCTGGCGGATTTTGATTGCTGCCATACTCACCCGATGCTGACCCTGCCGCTCGGCGTGCGTATTACGGTCGATTTTGACGCCGGCCGCGTCGCATTAAACGATCCCTGGCTGCGTCAGCCCTGA
- a CDS encoding LysR substrate-binding domain-containing protein produces MNNRIPPLNALHAFVVTARHLNFTRAAEELFVTQGAVSRQIASLEAWLGFALFQRHARGLRLTPQGSQLLPEIREVFDQLFRVTNRVREGRSIRMKAPTCAMRWLVAQLMTLEQRRPDIHVALTTTTEHGVDFRHEDFDVAVVFAPDAAPRHHDGKLFDEVLSPVLAPHLLPAGQAALSPEQLARLTLLHPTHDQRDWKLWLKTHGIGEQVMRRNQQFDTMDLAISAAIQGFGVAMADVTLVAEDIRRQRLVMPFTETVKTGAAYYLAHRPGLDGRAQAEWLTDFLASFTDCLPPGQG; encoded by the coding sequence ATCAATAACCGTATCCCGCCGCTGAATGCGCTGCACGCTTTTGTGGTGACCGCCCGTCATCTCAATTTCACCCGGGCGGCGGAGGAACTGTTCGTCACGCAGGGGGCGGTAAGCCGGCAAATCGCGTCGCTGGAAGCCTGGCTGGGCTTCGCGTTGTTTCAGCGCCATGCCCGTGGTTTACGGTTGACGCCGCAGGGTAGTCAGCTGTTGCCGGAGATTCGCGAGGTGTTTGATCAACTATTTCGGGTGACGAACCGGGTGCGCGAAGGGCGTTCCATTCGGATGAAGGCGCCGACCTGCGCCATGCGCTGGCTGGTGGCGCAACTGATGACGCTGGAGCAGCGGCGGCCGGATATTCATGTCGCGCTGACCACCACCACCGAACACGGCGTCGATTTTCGTCACGAAGATTTTGATGTGGCGGTAGTGTTCGCGCCGGATGCTGCGCCGCGCCACCATGACGGCAAATTGTTCGACGAGGTACTGTCGCCGGTGCTGGCGCCGCATCTGCTGCCTGCCGGGCAAGCGGCGCTGTCGCCGGAACAACTGGCGCGTCTGACGCTGTTGCATCCAACGCATGACCAGCGTGACTGGAAGTTGTGGCTGAAAACCCACGGCATCGGCGAGCAGGTGATGCGCCGTAATCAACAGTTCGACACCATGGATCTGGCTATCAGTGCCGCCATTCAGGGATTTGGCGTCGCGATGGCGGATGTGACGCTGGTGGCGGAGGATATCCGGCGGCAGCGGCTGGTGATGCCGTTTACCGAAACGGTAAAAACCGGCGCGGCCTATTATCTGGCGCACCGGCCTGGGTTGGATGGACGTGCGCAGGCGGAATGGCTGACGGATTTTCTCGCCAGCTTCACTGATTGCCTGCCGCCCGGTCAGGGCTGA